The following coding sequences lie in one Arachis ipaensis cultivar K30076 chromosome B03, Araip1.1, whole genome shotgun sequence genomic window:
- the LOC107633038 gene encoding uncharacterized protein LOC107633038, which translates to MVLSKLLVNGLTILALNLSFTCSPHENALFICKSERGVVLLLLYIDDMIIAGDDVDGISNLKASLHRIFEMKNLGSLSYFLGLEVISTDDGISLSQAKYAFDLLARADNLTLYRQLVGGLVYLTVTRPDITYLVHVLSQFLSAPRTTHYVAAYSDADWAGDPTDRGSTISYCLFLGDSLIFWRAKKKTFIAISIKHGS; encoded by the exons ATGGTCTTAAGCAAGCTCCTtgtgaatggtttgacaatttTAGCACTCAATCTCAGTTTCACTTGCagccctcatgagaatgctctcttCATTTGTAAAAgtgaacgtggagttgttcttctgcTTTTGTatattgatgacatgatcattgctggagatgatgttgatggtatctctaaTCTCAAAGCCTCCCTTCACCGTATTTTTGAGATGAAAAatcttggttctctcagttattttcttggtctcgaggtcataTCCACAGATGATGGTATCTCTCTCTCTCAAGCTAAGTATGCTTTCGATCTTCTTGCTCGAGCCG ATAATCTTACTCTTTATCGACAGTTAGTTGGAGGACTAGTCTACTTaactgtcacccgaccagacattACCTATCTGGTTCATgttcttagccagttcttgtcagctcctcgtactactcactatgtgGCA GCGTACTcggatgctgattgggctggtgatcccactgatcgtggTTCTACTAttagttattgtttgtttcttggcgactCTCTCATTTTCTGGCGAGCTAAGAAGAAAACGTTCATTGCTATCTCGATCAAGCACGGAAGCTGA